Proteins encoded within one genomic window of Thunnus maccoyii chromosome 22, fThuMac1.1, whole genome shotgun sequence:
- the abcg2a gene encoding broad substrate specificity ATP-binding cassette transporter ABCG2 → MSESRVAMEPRLNGASKHQSAGSGQQLHGATVSFHNIHYKVTMGGSCLCRKKGTIKDILIDLNGIMKPGLNAIMGATGSGKSSFLDVLAARKDPAGLSGEVLIDGAPQPPNFKCLSGYVVQDDVVMGTLTVRENFSFSAALRLPSTVTQEEKDQKVNKLIQELGLTRVADSRVGTQLIRGISGGERKRTNIGMELIIDPPVLFLDEPTTGLDASTANSVLLLLKRMANNGRTIILSIHQPRYSIYRLFDSLTLLLNGKQVYHGPAQSALEYFSDIGYTCEPHNNPADFFLDVINGDSTAVISNMDREDPDSDAVLASKRGIEDKLVEEYRNCYYFRQTKSEMERIISGKPTTTSARSRTITYNTSFLTQFRWVLKRTFRNLMLNPQTSFAQVAVTMFLALVVGAIFFDVQNDQSGMQNRFGALFFITVNQCFSSLSSAELFISERKLFIHEYISGYYRLSVYFLCKILSDIITLRTIPAMVFSCVAYFMIGLKPTAEAFFLFWFTVTLVAYTATAMALAISADQTVVAIANIFMTIACVFMMIFAGLLVNLPSIVSWLAWLKYLSIPRYGLSALQINEFSGLKFCQSLNSSIIPPGLACTGEDFLKEQGVDYSVWGFWQNHFALGIMTISFLTIAYLKLRFIRKFT, encoded by the exons ATGTCAGAGAGCCGAGTGGCGATGGAACCAAGGCTGAATGGAGCCTCCAAACACCAG TCTGCAGGTTCGGGCCAACAGCTGCACGGTGCTACTGTCAGCTTCCACAACATTCACTACAAGGTGACAATGGGAGGGAGCTGTTTGTGTCGGAAGAAGGGGACGATCAAAGACATCCTCATCGACCTCAA tgggATCATGAAGCCGGGTCTCAACGCCATCATGGGAGCGACAGGAAGCGGCAAGTCATC GTTTCTGGATGTTTTGGCAGCCAGGAAGGACCCTGCAGGTCTGTCGGGAGAAGTTTTGATCGACGGAGCTCCTCAGCCTCCAAACTTCAAATGTCTGTCTGGATATGTGGTGCAg GACGACGTGGTGATGGGAACTCTGACGGTCAGAGAGAACTTCAGCTTCTCGGCGGCGCTGCGTCTCCCGTCGACCGTCACTCAGGAGGAGAAAGACCAGAAAGTCAACAAACTGATCCAGGAGCTGGGACTGACCCGAGTGGCCGACTCCAGG gtgggCACTCAGCTGATTCGTGGGATCTCCGGCGGCGAGAGGAAGAGGACGAACATCGGCATGGAGCTGATCATCGACCCGCCCGTCCTCTTCCTGGATGAACCCACCACAGGCCTCGACGCCAGCACCGCTaactctgtgctgctgctgctcaagag GATGGCGAACAACGGTCGCACCATCATCCTGTCCATCCACCAGCCTCGCTACTCCATCTACCGCCTGTTCGACAGCCTCACCCTGCTGCTCAACGGCAAACAG GTTTATCACGGCCCGGCACAGAGCGCTCTGGAGTATTTCTCAGACATCG GATACACCTGTGAGCCTCACAACAATCCTGCTGACTTCTTCCTGGACGTCATCAATGGAGATTCGACCGCAGTCATCAGCAACATGGACAGAGAAG ATCCAGATTCAGACGCGGTGTTGGCGTCCAAACGGGGCATCGAGGACAAACTGGTGGAGGAATACAGAAACTGCTACTACTTCAGACAGACTAAATCAGAGATGG AAAGGATCATCAGTGGAAAGCCGACGACCACCTCAGCTCGCTCCCGAACCATCACCTACAACACCAGCTTCCTGACGCAGTTCAGATGGGTTCTCAAGAGAACGTTTCGCAACCTCATGCTCAACCCTCAGACCTCCTTCGCTCAG GTTGCAGTAACGATGTTCCTCGCTCTGGTCGTTGGAGCTATTTTCTTTGACGTCCAGAACGATCAGAGTGGAATGCAGAACAG gttCGGCGCTCTCTTCTTCATCACCGTGAATCAGTGTTTCAGCTCGCTGTCGTCTGCTGAACTCTTCATCTCAGAGAGAAAACTCTTCAT tcaTGAGTATATCAGCGGTTACTACAGGCTGTCCGTCTACTTCCTGTGTAAGATCCTGTCTGACATCATCACGCTGAGGACCATCCCCGCTATGGTCTTCAGCTGCGTGGCGTACTTCATGATCG gtctgAAGCCAACAGCTGAagccttcttcctcttctggtTCACTGTGACTCTGGTCGCCTACACGGCCACCGCCATGGCTCTGGCCATCTCAGCCGACCAGACGGTGGTGGCCATCGCCAACATCTTCATGACCATCGCCTGCGTCTTCATgatg ATCTTTGCAGGTCTGCTGGTGAATCTTCCCTCCATCGTCAGCTGGCTGGCTTGGTTAAAATACCTGAGTATACCACGATACGGCCTCAGT GCTCTGCAGATTAATGAGTTTTCTGGGCTGAAGTTCTGTCAATCGCTTAACAGTAGCATCATTCCACCGGGACTTGC TTGCACAGGGGAAGATTTTCTGAAGGAGCAGGGTGTTGATTACTCCGTCTGGGGCTTCTGGCAGAACCACTTCGCTCTGGGCATCATGACCATCAGCTTCCTCACCATCGCATACCTCAAACTGCGCTTCATCAGGAAGTTCACGTAG